The window CTGGTCATCTTCGACAATTACTTCCATGGACTTGGCGTCTTGGTGGATGATCACCTTGGAAATCTCCGCTGGGGCCAACGCATTGCAAACGAAGCTTGCCGAGTCATCACTCCAGGGGATGATGTCGATCTTTTCTCCGCGGAGCTCTTGGACCACCGCCCGAACCCTGGATCCTTTCATTCCCACACAGGCGCCCACTGGATCCACATCGGAATCTTGAGAGTAGACGGCAATTTTTGTTCGGCCTCCTGGTTCCCGGGCGGCATTGAGGATCTTCACGATGCCTTCAGAGACCTCGGGCACTTCCAGTTCGAAGAGCTTGGTTAAAAAGTTCGGATTGCTGCGGGAAAGGATGATCTGGGGCCCTTTGGGAGTCTTGCGCACATCCAGAACATAAGCTCGAATGCGATCCCCTGGTTTATAGGTTTCGCGGGGAACTAACTCTTGCTGGGGAATCACGGCTTCTGCCCGTCCAAGGTTGACAATAATCGACCCTTTCTCGAAACGCTGGACGGTCCCAGAGATCACTTCTCCCTTGCGATCTTTGAAATCTTCAAAGATATTCTCGCGCTCAGCATCCTTAACCCGCTGGATGATCACCTGTTTGGCAGTCTGGGCAGCAATCCTCCCAAATTCCGCAATATCAATCTTTGTGCCCAGGCTATCCCCAATTTCTACATCGGCATCCAGTTCTTTGGCCTCTTTCAAAGAGATCTCCGCGGGAGGGTTTTTTACGTCTTTCACCACGGTCTTGAACTGGAAAAGTTCAAGCTCTCCGGCCTCTTCGTTATACTTGGCCTCGATCTCCTGCTTGGGACCATATTTCTTCCTGGCGGCCGCGAGCAACGCCTGCTCTAAGGCATCAATCAAGATCGTTTTGTCAATCCCTTTATCCTTCCCCACCTGGTCGATGATGCGACTTAAGTCCGAAATCATTTCTTCATCCCCTTTACTAAAATTCGATTTCCAGGTTGGCCTTGGCGATGTCCCGGAGAGGAATCTCCAAGATTCGTCCTTCCGCTTGCATGTGTACCTTCCCATCCTCCAAGCCTTGGAGGACGCCCTTGAAATTTTTCTGGCCTTCTATGGGTTCAAACGTTTTGATTTTTACCAGACGGTTTCGATACTTATTATAATCTTCGGGCTTTTTTAGCGGTCGAGTGAGGCCGGGGGAGGATACCTCCAAAGTATACGGGTTAGCAATCAGGTCCCGGACCTCCAGGATCGCACCGAGCTCACCACTTAACTCGGTGCAATCTTCCACGGTGATTCCTCCCTCGCGGTCGATATAGATCCGTAATACCCACCCCGGAGATTCCCTCTGATATTCCAGGTCGACCAACTCCATACCTTGGGACTGAAGGATAGGGTCGACAACCTGGCGCACCTCTTGAAGAAGTTGATCAAATTTCACTAAAATCTTCCCTTTTTCTGCAAAAAAAATGGGCCCGCGAGCCCACTTTTTTGAAGCAGACTTCATGAAAAACGCCTCTTTTAGCTAACCGTAGGTCATGACTCTTTAGATATAATTTTTTTTCTTTACCTTTGGAGCGGGCGACCAGATTCGAACTGGCGACGTCAAGCTTGGGAAGCTTGCATTCTACCCCTGAATTACGCCCGCTTGCCCAAAAGATTACTTATATATTAACCAAATAGCCTTGATCTGTCAATATTTTTTAAAAATTCTAAAGCCTCCTCCCGGGTATGAACAAGGCCAGCGATCTCCGCTTCTCGTAGTTTAGCTAAAAAGTTTCCTACTCCTTTACCCTGGGGTAACCCGAAGGCTTCCATGATCTCCCTTCCGTTGAGTAACGGTTTCTGGGTTTTAAGGGCAAAATCTTCATAATAATAGCGTAAAAGTTTTTCGGCCACTTCTTTGATTCTGGCCAAGTCATCGGGAAGATCTTCCCCCAGAGGCCAATGGAGGTCAAACTTTTTCGCAGCCAGTTTGTCGGCCAAGGCCAAGAGGCTTGCCGCTATCCCTTCCTGGCCTAAATCCCGGAAAAAGCGGTATTGGGCCCGAGGAGTCACCTCCTTGGTTCTGGCCAGACTCAAGAGCCGCATGTGTTGGCGGGTCAGCTCGGATAGGATGCGAATCGATTTTTTACTGAGCTTCATTCTCCGGCCGATCAAGGCATTGATCTTCTGGCCTTGCTGATCGTGGTCGAGGAACCGGATGGATTGGGTATCTGGATCGAAACTACGGGTACTTGGTTTGCCGGAATCGTGGATAAAAGCGGCAAACTTGAAGAGAGCTTTTCTGGTTATCCCTTCTTCGACCATCTGGGAAAAATAATGTTCGAGGGAAATTGCCACGGCGGGATAAAGATCTTGGAGATGGGCCAAGATCCACTCCGCCGCCTTGACCGTCCTGAAGGCATGCTCCAGAAGGGGAAAGTCATGATAGA is drawn from Deltaproteobacteria bacterium and contains these coding sequences:
- the rimP gene encoding ribosome maturation factor RimP, whose translation is MKFDQLLQEVRQVVDPILQSQGMELVDLEYQRESPGWVLRIYIDREGGITVEDCTELSGELGAILEVRDLIANPYTLEVSSPGLTRPLKKPEDYNKYRNRLVKIKTFEPIEGQKNFKGVLQGLEDGKVHMQAEGRILEIPLRDIAKANLEIEF
- a CDS encoding HD domain-containing protein, whose protein sequence is MDNREENLLKKSKILQVVYRLAQKRKEKVYLVGGAVRDLLLQKPSGKDFDFVTAGKTRDLAKEVAVEAGGHVFPLDQSLGTWRVVIQKRKKKSELDFSTMLGRDIMDDLKQRDFTINSMAFALQNFFQAEPPSLLDPMNGLADLRQKVLRANSEESLRQDPLRMLRAFRFASTLGLQLDPETLRLIQKNKDQILHSAGERIRSEFFAALAENQADRFLRDLYHSGLLEKIFPEVQAWENLDQGVYHDFPLLEHAFRTVKAAEWILAHLQDLYPAVAISLEHYFSQMVEEGITRKALFKFAAFIHDSGKPSTRSFDPDTQSIRFLDHDQQGQKINALIGRRMKLSKKSIRILSELTRQHMRLLSLARTKEVTPRAQYRFFRDLGQEGIAASLLALADKLAAKKFDLHWPLGEDLPDDLARIKEVAEKLLRYYYEDFALKTQKPLLNGREIMEAFGLPQGKGVGNFLAKLREAEIAGLVHTREEALEFLKNIDRSRLFG
- the nusA gene encoding transcription termination factor NusA, translating into MISDLSRIIDQVGKDKGIDKTILIDALEQALLAAARKKYGPKQEIEAKYNEEAGELELFQFKTVVKDVKNPPAEISLKEAKELDADVEIGDSLGTKIDIAEFGRIAAQTAKQVIIQRVKDAERENIFEDFKDRKGEVISGTVQRFEKGSIIVNLGRAEAVIPQQELVPRETYKPGDRIRAYVLDVRKTPKGPQIILSRSNPNFLTKLFELEVPEVSEGIVKILNAAREPGGRTKIAVYSQDSDVDPVGACVGMKGSRVRAVVQELRGEKIDIIPWSDDSASFVCNALAPAEISKVIIHQDAKSMEVIVEDDQLSLAIGRRGQNVRLAAKLTGWKIDIRSEPKAEKVVPELDQIASRGMDPVDRVAGVGEKTAQLLNAAGYLTVADICQATPEQLSKIEGIGLKKAGKLIDAAKAHFDQTGEKK